In one Arachis duranensis cultivar V14167 chromosome 9, aradu.V14167.gnm2.J7QH, whole genome shotgun sequence genomic region, the following are encoded:
- the LOC107464962 gene encoding uncharacterized protein LOC107464962 gives MQYLVASGSSSYLLGYNINRTIHSRNYPLRRVCTATRTGRHLIKGRCECALKRESQTWPSPSVAVALFGTGFFLGPLLDGLHSRVNLVVYQAGSINIGPLHTNIWVPFLLGTFYCTVGLIQLYIDEKVLNKVQEGSLPKTITSFIFLALFIELSAEVYKAGVADNIEAYILFAAAEFIWFFMMNLEKFLVVLVEKYLLLLFNLWYYPQANIEIFGQGLVTWTLTCYFVYTPFLINLSRWLRTVYATQTEDFTSNM, from the exons ATGCAATACCTTGTTGCATCTGGTTCctcttcttatcttttaggtTATAATATTAATCGTACAATCCACTCCCGTAATTATCCTCTCCGTAGAGTGTGCACTGCAACAAGAACAGGTCGCCATCTTATTAAGGGTAGGTGTGAGTGTGCTCTTAAACGTGAGAGCCAAACATGGCCTTCGCCTTCGGTGGCAGTTGCTCTATTTGGTACAGGCTTCTTCCTTGGTCCCCTTCTCGATGGTCTTCACTCAAGGGTCAATCTTGTTGTGTACCAAGCAGGCTCCATTAATATAGGTCCACTACACACTAATATCTGG gtTCCTTTCTTACTGGGGACTTTTTACTGCACCGTTGGTTTGATTCAACTCTACATAGACGAGAAGGTGTTGAACAAGGTTCAAGAGGGAAGCTTGCCTAAGACAATTACCTCATTCAT ATTTCTGGCGCTGTTTATAGAACTGAGTGCTGAAGTTTACAAAGCTGGAGTAGCTGACAACATTGAAGCCTACATATTATTTGCTGCTGCAGAGTTCATATGGTTTTTTATGATGAATCTAGAGAAATTTTTAGTTGTTCTTGTAGAGAAATATCTCTTGTT GCTCTTCAACCTTTGGTACTACCCTCAAGCCAATATTGAAATCTTTGGCCAG GGACTAGTTACTTGGACACTAACTTGCTACTTTGTGTATACGCCATTCTTAATCAATTTGTCACGGTGGCTGAGAACAGTTTATGCTACTCAAACAGAGGACTTTACCTCAAACATGTGA